One genomic window of Spiroplasma endosymbiont of Diplazon laetatorius includes the following:
- a CDS encoding phospho-sugar mutase: MNFNKSNEVYQEWVNSTHLDESLKQELLNASDEELNAAFNIQLEFGTAGIRGILGAGPGRFNLYTIKKVTISYAKLLMSKYGDELNRGVVIGHDNRKYSKEFSQLAAEILTSFGIKAYLFKDNIMKPTPVVSYATKDLNAIGGIVITASHNPAIYNGYKIYDEFGCQLIDEDTKVIAEYMEEIQDILSWNYKTDESILEVVPQSVLDNYKEMISNLQFYKNESRDGFKMIYSAVNGTGTEFTPPLLRSFGYDVIEVEEHAFEDSTFKNVGNPNPEFEPAWKIPFEYGQKNQDASIMIIQDPDADRIGCAINHNGEWIRIDGNQTGPLLIEWKLSQMKEHNLTPENPAMYSSFVTSDLGDRIANETYGVKVIKTLTGFKWMGSEILKEPERNLNFVFAYEESYGYVLDSSTRDKDGIQATTMLVEAAWYYKKQGKTLIDVLNELYEKYGYYYTYTENLNFKPEEIKSKVEPIMKKLREEEFNTLGGLELSYAEDYIDGLFNMPGQNLMKFYFNDGSWFAVRPSGTEPKVKIYFICVDKNEQDAKNKCDLIFKDLKEFLEI; the protein is encoded by the coding sequence ATGAACTTTAATAAAAGTAATGAAGTGTATCAAGAGTGAGTTAATTCAACTCATTTAGACGAAAGTTTAAAACAAGAATTATTAAATGCAAGTGATGAAGAATTAAATGCTGCATTTAATATTCAATTAGAATTTGGAACAGCAGGAATAAGAGGAATCTTAGGGGCTGGTCCAGGAAGATTTAACTTATATACAATTAAAAAAGTAACTATAAGTTATGCGAAACTTTTAATGTCAAAATATGGAGATGAATTGAATAGAGGAGTTGTTATTGGACATGACAACAGAAAATATTCAAAAGAATTTTCTCAATTGGCAGCAGAGATACTAACAAGCTTTGGTATTAAAGCTTATTTATTCAAAGATAACATTATGAAACCAACACCAGTTGTTTCATATGCTACAAAAGATTTAAATGCAATAGGTGGAATAGTTATAACAGCAAGTCATAACCCGGCTATATATAATGGATACAAAATCTATGATGAATTTGGTTGTCAATTAATTGATGAAGATACAAAAGTCATAGCTGAATATATGGAAGAAATTCAAGATATATTGAGTTGAAATTATAAAACTGATGAATCAATTTTAGAAGTAGTTCCTCAAAGTGTTTTAGATAACTACAAAGAAATGATCTCAAACTTACAATTCTATAAAAATGAATCAAGAGATGGATTTAAAATGATTTATTCAGCTGTTAATGGAACAGGAACTGAATTTACACCACCTTTATTGAGAAGTTTTGGCTATGATGTAATTGAAGTTGAAGAACATGCTTTTGAAGATTCAACATTTAAAAATGTTGGAAACCCAAACCCTGAGTTTGAACCGGCTTGAAAAATTCCTTTTGAATACGGACAAAAAAATCAAGATGCATCAATAATGATAATTCAAGATCCAGATGCTGACAGAATTGGTTGTGCAATTAATCATAATGGTGAATGAATAAGAATTGATGGAAACCAAACGGGACCTTTATTAATTGAATGAAAATTAAGTCAAATGAAAGAACATAATTTAACTCCAGAAAATCCAGCTATGTATTCAAGCTTTGTTACAAGTGATTTAGGAGATAGAATAGCCAATGAAACTTATGGAGTTAAAGTAATTAAAACTCTAACTGGATTCAAATGAATGGGATCAGAAATCCTAAAAGAACCAGAAAGAAACTTAAACTTTGTATTTGCTTACGAAGAAAGTTATGGTTATGTTCTTGACTCATCAACTAGAGACAAAGATGGTATACAAGCAACAACTATGTTAGTTGAAGCTGCATGATACTATAAAAAACAAGGTAAAACATTAATAGATGTTTTAAATGAGTTATATGAAAAATATGGTTATTACTATACATATACAGAAAATTTAAACTTCAAACCAGAAGAAATTAAATCTAAAGTTGAACCAATTATGAAGAAGCTTAGAGAAGAAGAATTTAACACTTTAGGTGGATTAGAATTGAGTTATGCTGAAGACTATATTGATGGACTATTCAATATGCCAGGTCAAAACCTAATGAAGTTTTACTTTAATGATGGTAGTTGATTTGCAGTAAGACCATCAGGTACTGAACCAAAAGTAAAAATCTACTTTATTTGTGTTGATAAAAACGAACAAGATGCAAAAAATAAATGTGATTTAATCTTTAAAGATTTAAAAGAATTCTTAGAAATTTAA
- the ylqF gene encoding ribosome biogenesis GTPase YlqF has product MFDEKSTFNWFPGHMNKSIKEIEEKVSIVDLVIEIVDARAPFSTQNPLLRKILNKRPRLIIMTKFDLSDKEITNQWTEYFKNSGHRTFIVKDKQTDIYNDVLKLINEMTRESQLKQKSRGIENPQLNVLVVGIPNVGKSTVISKLSKGKSLKIGNKPGVTRGMQRIVMTNNITLIDTPGILPAKFENETVACNCAATNSIRLDVVPKERMATKLMRYIYNSYPSLIENTYKINKNVLRPINYDDTFTIFEEIAKRNKFTILDEIADVERAIELFIHDIINNNLGKISFEKPIEIKEISKQAIEEDDLDSTVVSDLTVEW; this is encoded by the coding sequence ATGTTTGACGAAAAATCAACTTTTAATTGATTTCCAGGTCATATGAACAAAAGTATTAAAGAAATTGAAGAAAAAGTTTCAATAGTTGATTTAGTTATTGAAATTGTAGATGCAAGAGCACCTTTTTCAACTCAAAATCCGTTACTTAGAAAAATACTTAACAAAAGACCAAGACTTATTATCATGACTAAGTTTGACTTATCTGATAAGGAAATCACAAACCAATGAACTGAATATTTTAAAAACTCTGGACATAGAACTTTTATTGTTAAAGATAAACAAACAGATATTTACAATGATGTTTTAAAACTTATCAATGAAATGACAAGAGAAAGCCAATTAAAACAAAAAAGTAGAGGTATAGAAAACCCACAACTAAATGTTTTAGTTGTAGGTATACCAAACGTTGGTAAATCAACTGTCATATCTAAACTTTCAAAAGGTAAAAGTTTGAAAATTGGAAATAAACCCGGAGTAACAAGAGGAATGCAAAGAATAGTTATGACAAATAACATAACTTTAATTGACACACCTGGAATTTTACCTGCAAAATTCGAAAATGAAACAGTTGCATGTAATTGTGCAGCTACAAATTCAATTAGATTAGATGTTGTTCCAAAAGAAAGAATGGCAACAAAATTAATGAGATATATTTATAACTCATATCCTTCATTGATTGAAAACACTTACAAAATTAATAAAAACGTATTGAGACCTATAAATTATGACGATACATTTACTATTTTTGAAGAAATAGCTAAAAGAAATAAATTTACAATATTAGATGAAATAGCTGATGTTGAAAGAGCAATTGAATTATTTATTCACGATATTATAAATAATAATCTTGGAAAAATATCATTCGAAAAACCAATTGAAATTAAAGAAATTTCAAAACAGGCAATTGAAGAAGATGACTTGGACTCAACTGTAGTAAGTGATTTAACAGTAGAATGATAG
- a CDS encoding lipoprotein yields the protein MKKILSILATITLTSTTSSLVVACTDTVSSLKTIDLDDTKREFNIDQFGRKEIKITNRSKLTGLKITTSGNITATLGGKNNDVITVEAGKFEDSTKDKTTLKIEAKNAYTEVISFSINQNSGWKEIETDPKEELELKQNEEQVITIKNYSELKNVLVSIDSTEHVTYKHEGNKIRVYRKSEGEAKLTIKADNVDNSKESKTINIK from the coding sequence ATGAAAAAGATTTTATCTATTTTAGCAACTATAACTTTAACAAGTACAACTTCTAGTTTAGTTGTAGCTTGTACAGATACTGTTAGTTCTCTAAAAACAATTGATTTAGATGATACTAAAAGAGAATTCAATATAGATCAATTTGGAAGAAAAGAAATTAAAATTACAAATAGAAGTAAATTAACAGGACTTAAAATAACAACTTCAGGAAATATTACTGCAACATTGGGTGGAAAAAATAATGATGTTATTACTGTTGAGGCAGGAAAATTTGAAGATTCTACTAAAGATAAAACAACTTTAAAAATCGAAGCTAAAAATGCTTATACAGAAGTTATTTCATTTAGTATTAATCAAAACTCAGGTTGAAAAGAAATTGAAACAGATCCTAAAGAAGAATTAGAATTAAAACAAAATGAAGAACAAGTTATAACAATAAAAAATTATTCTGAATTAAAAAATGTTTTAGTTTCAATTGATAGTACTGAACATGTTACTTATAAACATGAAGGTAACAAAATAAGAGTTTATCGTAAGTCTGAAGGAGAAGCTAAATTAACTATTAAAGCTGATAATGTTGATAACTCAAAAGAATCAAAAACAATAAATATAAAATAA
- a CDS encoding ABC transporter ATP-binding protein, which produces MADKITLENTQEVNIQNQNKDIKPEFKTKRSGKSFFAIIFHYLKRHPMIGIFLVVLTLASSVTSVLSPKIIENIMSILTAPTRISSAIAGETKPPVNSVEDINNILWAITSGPKITAHGDGTDWKNFYYTTSLFGFDLQWQDWIYVQLGLFGSLAIFTFASNFIAGIMGKNIEIELRNKTLERLVKQDMSYYSDKKIGEILTKIVSDTQIIGDQAQQVPVTMLGAAFTFFGALIMMFTINIYLTVVVIITMAIIVTSIFSTFGIVKKAAFKTRDSITNINGDVTDRIATVRLIKASGTENYETERFKEIHKDYFKKSSSLIKLQSTVITVLVAGVSSIQMIIVIAAAIKWHDNPGTLSIVLTSFISSVGTMVGPIMQVARLQAGLIQASTSAVRINEILGAKSKIDPHYNPEEGIHIENIDKDIVFKDVEFRYPEKPEKVIIPQFSFTFEHGKSYAFVGETGAGKSTIAKLLLRFYDPYKGQVLINEKYDLKDVNLSSYLDKVGYVEQEPQILFGDVLDNIKYGRFDATDEEAIEAAKLAELHDLVMTWPEGYKTILGERGFMLSGGQKQRLVIARMFLKDPQLLILDEATSALDNIVEKEIQAKLDSLMKGRTTVTIAHRLSTIKNVDQIIVLAPEKGIAQTGTFNELKNKEGHFKNLYDAGLMG; this is translated from the coding sequence ATGGCTGATAAAATTACATTGGAAAATACTCAAGAAGTAAATATCCAAAATCAAAACAAAGATATCAAACCAGAATTCAAAACTAAAAGAAGTGGGAAATCATTCTTTGCAATAATATTCCATTACTTGAAAAGACATCCAATGATAGGTATTTTTTTGGTAGTACTTACATTGGCTTCTTCCGTTACTAGTGTTTTGAGTCCAAAAATTATAGAAAATATTATGAGTATATTAACTGCTCCAACAAGAATTAGTTCAGCAATTGCTGGAGAAACAAAACCTCCTGTAAATTCAGTTGAGGATATTAATAATATTCTTTGAGCAATAACTAGTGGTCCTAAAATAACTGCCCATGGAGATGGTACAGATTGAAAAAATTTTTACTACACAACTAGTTTATTTGGATTTGATCTTCAATGACAAGATTGAATCTATGTTCAATTAGGATTATTTGGTTCATTGGCAATATTTACGTTTGCATCAAACTTTATTGCTGGAATTATGGGTAAAAACATCGAAATTGAATTAAGAAATAAAACTCTTGAAAGACTTGTTAAACAAGACATGAGTTATTATTCAGATAAAAAAATTGGTGAAATTTTAACAAAAATAGTTTCAGACACTCAAATAATCGGTGATCAAGCACAACAAGTACCAGTTACAATGTTGGGTGCTGCTTTTACATTCTTTGGGGCATTAATAATGATGTTTACAATAAATATATATCTAACTGTTGTTGTAATTATAACAATGGCAATTATTGTGACTTCAATATTCTCTACATTTGGAATAGTTAAAAAAGCTGCTTTCAAAACAAGAGACTCAATTACAAATATAAATGGAGATGTTACTGATAGAATTGCTACAGTAAGATTGATTAAAGCTTCTGGAACAGAAAATTATGAAACAGAAAGATTTAAAGAAATACACAAAGATTACTTTAAAAAATCAAGTAGTTTAATTAAGTTACAATCAACAGTTATTACAGTTTTGGTAGCTGGTGTAAGTTCAATACAAATGATTATTGTTATTGCTGCTGCTATCAAATGACACGATAACCCAGGAACATTATCTATTGTATTAACTTCATTTATATCTTCTGTTGGAACAATGGTTGGACCAATTATGCAAGTTGCAAGATTACAAGCTGGATTAATCCAAGCCTCAACTTCTGCAGTAAGAATTAATGAAATACTTGGAGCAAAATCAAAAATTGATCCACATTATAATCCTGAAGAAGGAATACATATTGAAAATATTGACAAAGACATCGTATTTAAAGATGTTGAGTTTAGATATCCAGAAAAACCAGAAAAAGTTATTATTCCTCAATTCTCATTTACATTCGAACATGGAAAATCATATGCGTTTGTTGGTGAAACAGGAGCTGGTAAATCTACAATAGCTAAATTATTATTAAGATTCTATGATCCTTATAAAGGACAAGTTTTAATAAATGAAAAATATGACTTAAAAGATGTAAACTTATCAAGTTACTTAGATAAAGTAGGTTATGTTGAACAAGAACCTCAAATCTTATTTGGAGATGTTTTAGATAACATTAAATATGGTAGATTTGATGCAACTGATGAAGAAGCTATTGAAGCTGCTAAATTAGCTGAACTACATGATTTAGTTATGACTTGACCAGAAGGATATAAAACAATTCTTGGTGAACGTGGATTTATGTTATCTGGTGGTCAAAAACAAAGACTTGTTATTGCAAGAATGTTCTTAAAAGACCCACAATTATTAATCTTAGACGAAGCAACAAGTGCTTTAGATAATATTGTTGAAAAAGAAATTCAAGCAAAATTGGATAGCTTAATGAAAGGTAGAACAACAGTTACTATCGCTCACAGATTAAGTACTATCAAAAATGTTGATCAAATTATAGTACTTGCACCAGAAAAAGGAATAGCTCAAACTGGAACTTTCAATGAATTGAAAAACAAAGAGGGACATTTCAAAAATCTTTATGATGCAGGTCTAATGGGATAA
- a CDS encoding dicarboxylate/amino acid:cation symporter gives MFLSEDQGHNLLRDFLAISTWQSLVAITIFISLQVGLWFFLKKYKFAFMYRVILGMGIGLVFGLILQSIIGFPGSDGFEEISKPWNELYWIYELNIWASFFKNIFINGIYLLTVPIVFIAIFKITSKPGETGLGRITAKGIALLLFNVAVMFTVTFFIGLLLKVGEGFDLTSDSAVTNKDNVPLPQIIWEYIPNNIVGTLAKNSIIPVMVVGALAGGSVKILSKRKHVEMEAIRKAMNTGWDVMMSILMTFMKIMPLAVMSMITVSITSRPIGALVILGKVIGVGYLGVFIALGLLTLEIFLSGVKVGAWWKKAWRPLVQGFSTQSSNASLPVAMETLTEDMKVNGKSSNTIQPISTTMGLIACAGVQSGLATSILWTGTSSGSAVHDMGLFTFFIMALFVTVVASLGIAGVPGTATVVTVGVLGGIGFGGYAGSVLQVIAPLDGLFDMGRTGANVVGGVAVATIVGKSEGLIEEDSDLLSEKGKLVQKNILENHKIKDDHVNNLNSIKSSASKELRNKELSVEKKSEINKKLKEDIKTENQNFKAKMISLKESKSKTKGAN, from the coding sequence ATGTTCTTATCAGAAGATCAAGGTCATAATTTGCTTAGAGACTTTCTAGCAATTAGTACATGACAGTCACTTGTGGCAATAACAATATTTATATCATTACAAGTTGGTTTATGATTCTTTTTAAAGAAATATAAATTTGCTTTTATGTACAGAGTTATTTTAGGTATGGGAATTGGTTTGGTATTTGGATTAATATTACAATCAATAATAGGATTTCCTGGTTCTGATGGTTTTGAAGAAATTTCAAAACCATGAAATGAACTTTACTGAATTTATGAATTAAATATATGAGCTTCATTCTTTAAAAATATTTTCATTAACGGAATTTATTTATTAACTGTACCTATTGTATTTATAGCAATATTTAAAATTACTTCTAAACCAGGAGAAACTGGTTTGGGAAGAATTACAGCAAAAGGAATTGCATTATTGTTATTTAACGTAGCTGTAATGTTTACAGTAACATTCTTTATCGGTCTGTTACTAAAAGTTGGTGAAGGTTTTGATTTAACTTCAGATAGTGCTGTTACAAACAAAGATAACGTACCATTACCTCAAATTATTTGAGAATATATTCCAAATAATATTGTTGGAACTTTAGCTAAAAACTCAATAATACCTGTAATGGTAGTTGGGGCTTTAGCTGGAGGGAGTGTAAAAATACTTTCAAAAAGAAAACATGTTGAAATGGAAGCCATTAGAAAAGCTATGAATACAGGATGAGATGTAATGATGTCAATTTTAATGACATTCATGAAAATAATGCCTTTAGCTGTTATGTCTATGATTACTGTTTCAATTACTTCAAGACCAATTGGTGCTTTAGTAATTCTTGGTAAAGTAATTGGTGTTGGATATTTAGGAGTATTTATTGCTCTAGGATTATTAACACTAGAAATTTTCTTGAGTGGAGTAAAAGTTGGTGCTTGATGAAAAAAAGCTTGAAGACCTTTAGTTCAAGGTTTTTCAACCCAATCTTCTAACGCTTCCTTGCCTGTTGCTATGGAAACATTAACAGAAGATATGAAAGTTAATGGAAAATCATCAAATACAATTCAACCAATCTCTACAACAATGGGATTAATTGCTTGTGCTGGAGTTCAATCTGGATTAGCAACAAGTATTTTATGAACTGGAACTTCATCAGGAAGTGCAGTTCATGATATGGGATTATTCACATTTTTCATAATGGCTTTATTTGTAACTGTTGTTGCATCACTTGGTATTGCTGGAGTTCCTGGAACTGCAACAGTTGTTACTGTTGGTGTTCTTGGAGGAATCGGATTTGGTGGATATGCAGGAAGTGTATTGCAAGTAATCGCACCTCTAGATGGACTATTCGATATGGGTAGAACAGGAGCCAATGTAGTTGGTGGTGTAGCTGTTGCAACAATTGTAGGTAAATCAGAAGGATTGATTGAAGAAGACTCGGATCTTTTAAGTGAAAAAGGTAAATTGGTTCAAAAAAATATACTTGAAAATCACAAAATAAAAGATGATCATGTAAATAACTTAAATTCTATTAAGTCTAGTGCTTCAAAAGAATTAAGAAATAAAGAATTAAGTGTTGAGAAAAAATCTGAAATTAATAAAAAATTAAAAGAAGACATTAAAACAGAAAATCAAAATTTTAAAGCTAAAATGATTAGTTTAAAAGAAAGCAAATCAAAAACAAAGGGGGCTAATTAG
- a CDS encoding DNA-processing protein DprA, translating to MENVLLYFSIKYKGDWDKIYHALDTKEKITHKDLDEISSKIDCNFITILSPLYPSYLKNTHKPPFVIFYKGDITLLSKYHKTIALVGGNEVNDYGIQNIDSLMQELDSENVIFSTIENEGVNNEVLDNSIKNEYSLIKVIQDSMKDYLKKSIDLPERKKLLAITEVYESDISLNDQINDYSNRALCGISKGIVFVQFKNNDPINKLFSFAINEGKEVFAIPDSTFSKNGTNKLIKNGAKLVENAKDILNEI from the coding sequence ATGGAAAACGTATTATTATATTTTTCTATAAAGTACAAAGGTGATTGAGACAAAATTTATCATGCTTTAGATACTAAAGAGAAAATAACTCATAAAGACTTAGATGAAATATCTTCTAAAATAGATTGTAACTTCATAACTATTTTGAGTCCGTTATATCCTAGTTATTTAAAAAATACTCACAAACCACCATTTGTAATATTTTATAAAGGGGACATTACCTTACTTTCTAAATATCACAAAACAATAGCTTTGGTTGGTGGAAATGAAGTCAATGACTATGGTATTCAAAATATTGATTCTTTAATGCAAGAATTAGACTCTGAAAATGTAATTTTTTCAACTATTGAAAATGAAGGTGTAAATAATGAAGTTTTAGATAACTCTATTAAAAATGAATATAGTTTAATAAAGGTTATCCAAGATAGTATGAAAGATTACTTGAAAAAATCAATTGATCTTCCTGAAAGAAAAAAACTCTTGGCTATAACTGAGGTTTATGAAAGCGATATTAGTTTAAATGATCAAATTAATGACTATTCAAATAGGGCTCTTTGTGGTATTTCTAAGGGAATTGTTTTTGTACAATTTAAAAACAATGATCCTATAAATAAGTTATTTTCTTTTGCAATTAACGAAGGCAAAGAAGTTTTTGCAATACCTGATAGTACTTTCTCTAAAAACGGCACTAATAAACTAATTAAAAATGGTGCTAAGTTAGTTGAAAATGCAAAAGATATATTAAATGAAATTTAA
- a CDS encoding CoA-disulfide reductase: MKTLIIGGSATGMGVAAKLKRNDPNMEITVIQDKEYVSLGACGLPYFVVNNFEDKNTLIARKKEEFEKTGIKIIANTKVSSIDFENKKAFYGDKFEDYENLVIAVGAKPIVPNIKGVEGENVFTLTTLEDGVLLKEKMNNDKTIKKVAIIGAGFIGLEMTETLAELNKEVYLMEMESKVMKRTFDEEISNLIEEKLSEKNINKLFGEQVIEIKLKDNKVGSILLKSGKEIEVDAVLLSVGFQPNTQFLKESILEMNERGTIIVNTKGETNIKGVYSAGDCATSKNYINQEDIYSPLATVASKFSKVIADNIAGKQNEFVGSIQSAILRLFDLEIARTGLTEQMAKMNNINVKSVFIKDKDHTNYTPNQKDIYLKLIINDDTKEIIGAQMAGSNNSILRIYGLAALIWQKAKVDNALEQIDLPYAPPFSRSVDIIHIALSKLNK; this comes from the coding sequence ATGAAAACTTTAATTATAGGTGGTAGTGCAACCGGAATGGGTGTTGCTGCTAAATTAAAAAGAAATGATCCTAATATGGAAATCACAGTAATACAAGATAAGGAATATGTTTCTTTAGGTGCCTGTGGACTTCCTTACTTTGTAGTAAATAACTTTGAAGATAAAAACACTTTAATCGCAAGAAAAAAAGAAGAGTTTGAAAAAACTGGTATCAAAATCATAGCTAATACAAAAGTTTCATCAATTGACTTTGAAAATAAAAAAGCATTTTATGGTGATAAATTTGAAGACTATGAAAACTTAGTGATAGCAGTAGGAGCAAAACCTATAGTGCCAAATATTAAGGGTGTTGAAGGAGAAAATGTCTTTACTCTTACAACATTAGAAGATGGAGTATTGTTAAAAGAAAAAATGAACAATGATAAGACTATAAAAAAAGTTGCTATCATTGGGGCTGGGTTTATTGGTTTAGAAATGACTGAAACTTTAGCTGAATTAAATAAAGAAGTTTATTTAATGGAAATGGAATCAAAAGTTATGAAAAGAACTTTTGATGAAGAGATATCTAATTTAATTGAAGAAAAATTAAGTGAAAAAAATATCAATAAATTATTTGGAGAACAAGTTATTGAAATAAAACTTAAGGACAACAAAGTCGGCTCTATATTGCTAAAGAGTGGAAAAGAAATAGAAGTTGATGCAGTATTGTTATCTGTTGGATTCCAACCAAATACACAATTTTTAAAAGAAAGTATTTTGGAAATGAATGAAAGAGGAACAATTATTGTAAACACAAAAGGTGAAACAAACATTAAAGGTGTTTATTCAGCAGGTGATTGTGCAACTTCTAAAAACTATATCAATCAAGAAGATATTTATTCTCCATTAGCAACAGTTGCAAGTAAATTTTCTAAAGTTATAGCTGATAACATAGCTGGAAAACAAAATGAATTTGTAGGTTCTATACAAAGTGCAATTTTAAGGTTGTTTGACCTAGAAATAGCAAGAACTGGTTTAACAGAACAAATGGCTAAAATGAATAACATAAATGTTAAATCTGTTTTCATAAAAGATAAAGATCATACAAACTACACTCCAAATCAAAAGGACATATATCTGAAATTGATAATCAATGATGATACAAAAGAAATCATCGGAGCGCAAATGGCAGGAAGTAATAATTCTATTTTAAGAATTTATGGATTAGCTGCTTTAATTTGACAAAAGGCAAAAGTAGATAACGCTTTAGAACAAATCGACTTACCATATGCACCACCGTTTTCAAGAAGTGTGGATATTATTCACATAGCTTTATCAAAATTAAATAAATAA
- a CDS encoding single-stranded DNA-binding protein, translating to MNNVTIIGQIEGNPQVVFNSKDGEKKLYKLTLRVPRNYKTKSGEIIDDFINVKVWSNVLGDEYEYFDQSYIGVEGRLVSFGNSENNNYGNELVANKVMQIN from the coding sequence ATGAATAATGTAACAATAATTGGACAAATAGAGGGAAACCCTCAAGTAGTTTTTAATTCTAAAGATGGAGAAAAAAAACTATATAAATTAACATTAAGAGTTCCAAGAAACTATAAAACAAAATCAGGAGAAATCATTGATGATTTTATAAATGTAAAAGTATGATCAAATGTATTAGGTGATGAGTATGAATACTTTGATCAGTCTTATATCGGTGTTGAAGGAAGATTAGTTTCATTTGGTAATTCTGAAAATAACAATTACGGCAATGAATTAGTTGCCAATAAAGTAATGCAAATAAACTAA
- a CDS encoding ribonuclease HII: MIENLRYLFDQNIRKEHNVVLIAGSDEVGRGAMAGPIVVASVILKPDYNNPKIKDSKLLNEKQREELFEEIKQNCIDYSICEYDSKFVDENNPKKTSQIGMIDSIKDLKVKPDICLIDGENIELSGYKCLQVIKGDNLSITIGTASILAKVYRDRIMNNYHLEYPQYNFIKHKGYCTKGHQERVKEFGVLDIHRFSYKPIKFLKEKQNEL; this comes from the coding sequence ATGATAGAAAATTTAAGATACTTATTTGATCAAAATATTAGAAAAGAACACAATGTTGTTTTAATTGCTGGAAGTGATGAGGTTGGAAGAGGTGCTATGGCAGGACCGATAGTTGTAGCTTCAGTTATACTTAAACCTGATTACAACAATCCTAAAATAAAGGATTCTAAATTATTAAATGAAAAACAAAGAGAAGAGTTATTTGAAGAAATAAAACAAAACTGTATAGATTACAGTATTTGTGAATATGACTCAAAGTTTGTAGATGAAAACAATCCTAAAAAAACAAGTCAAATAGGAATGATTGATTCTATAAAGGATTTGAAAGTTAAACCAGATATTTGCTTAATTGATGGAGAAAATATAGAATTAAGTGGGTACAAATGTTTACAAGTAATAAAGGGTGATAACCTAAGTATCACTATAGGTACTGCAAGTATACTTGCAAAAGTTTATAGAGATAGAATTATGAACAATTACCATCTGGAATATCCGCAATATAACTTTATTAAACATAAAGGTTATTGCACAAAAGGTCACCAAGAAAGAGTTAAAGAATTTGGTGTTTTGGATATTCATAGGTTTTCTTATAAACCTATTAAATTTCTAAAGGAGAAACAAAATGAACTTTAA